The following proteins are encoded in a genomic region of Necator americanus strain Aroian chromosome II, whole genome shotgun sequence:
- a CDS encoding hypothetical protein (NECATOR_CHRII.G7326.T2) — translation MASISLNRPPSQLLLVGKKTFIRVDAPFNRLRTVLQDRRDIRAVLRRVVKLHLYLPRAFDRFFSSTVMGAGQRRGAGTSMTEKKIHAD, via the exons ATGGCAAGTATCTCACTCAACAGACCACCATCACAGTTACTGCTAGTTGGAAAGAAA ACGTTTATCCGTGTAGATGCTCCCTTCAACCGTTTGCGCACTGTTCTGCAAGACCGAAGAGATATTCGCGCCGTACTTCGACGAGTGGTGAAACTCCATCTTTACCTGCCAAGAGCATTCGACAGATTCTT TTCTTCAACAGTAATGGGCGCAGGGCAGCGACGAGGAGCGGGCACATCCATGACTGAAAAG aagatacATGCTGATTGA
- a CDS encoding hypothetical protein (NECATOR_CHRII.G7326.T1), protein MASISLNRPPSQLLLVGKKTFIRVDAPFNRLRTVLQDRRDIRAVLRRVVKLHLYLPRAFDRFLFSCSPKS, encoded by the exons ATGGCAAGTATCTCACTCAACAGACCACCATCACAGTTACTGCTAGTTGGAAAGAAA ACGTTTATCCGTGTAGATGCTCCCTTCAACCGTTTGCGCACTGTTCTGCAAGACCGAAGAGATATTCGCGCCGTACTTCGACGAGTGGTGAAACTCCATCTTTACCTGCCAAGAGCATTCGACAGATTCTTGTTCTCTTGCTCGCCGAAGTCATGA
- a CDS encoding hypothetical protein (NECATOR_CHRII.G7325.T2), which produces MAICTYNTRTSYNIRSWLASSDLRWPLASEAAIEDLMMQAKKIKYDVIGLTETRRRHPLNAVYETGEELFLGTCDSRGVGGVGVLVNTSMAKNIDSFEQLTTRIGRLRMRRCGPTPALTIFVAYAPTSSYEEEEVEAFYMDLEKFYREDHAFYKVIIGDFNVKVGPRRTPEEPHIGTHGLQWNDQGESFHDD; this is translated from the coding sequence atggcgatctgtacttataacacACGTACATCTTATAACATAcgttcttggcttgcatcatcagatcttcgatggccgcttgcatcggaagcggccatcgaagatctgatgatgcaagccaagaagatcaagtacgacgtcatcggactgaccgagacgagacgacgtcaccctctcaacgccgtatatgaaactggagaagaactgttcttaggaacatgcgacagtagaggtgttggtggagttggcgtcctcgtcaacacgagtatggcaaagaacatcgactcttttgaacaacttacgacccgaatcggacgtctgcggatgagaagatgtggtccaacaccagctttgactatcttcgtcgcttacgctccaacatcaagctacgaagaagaagaagtcgaagctttctatatggacctggagaagttctaccgagaagatcatgccttctacaaggtcataattggcgatttcaacgtcaaggttggcccaagaagaacgccggaggaacctcacatcgggacccacggcctacaatggaacgaccaAGGGGAGAGTtttcatgacgactaa